The genomic window CTTCCAACTCCAAAGCAACACCAATCTTGTGGCCACCGGCATTGAAGTTCTTGCCATCGATCAAGGCAGATAGACTGACTGTGATACCGTCACGTACACGCTGTTGATAGCCCAAACCAACTTGGCTAGCGTTGTTCACCTTCGCGCGAACACTGATGTCATCATCGATTAGGTATTTGCCACCAAGGGCGAACGAGGTGTTGTTACCACCAGACGTCCATGACAATTGGACGGCAACATCGAGTTTGGGAGTGCATTTCTGGAAAATTGAGCCAGTAAACTCTTGACCATCGTTGCTGTAAGCAAATCaagatacaaaataaataaataaacacatttttcaggCATATCCATTTTTGTTACTTACACAGCTGTGTGGAGCACAAAGTCCTTGGCAGCATAGCCCAAGGCAAAGTTATTGGTTTTCAAAGAGTTGTTTTGGGTATCGAAAGCGGTCTTGTAACCGGCTAACCAACCCTCATAACCCAAAACAGCTGAAGCGTTGATAAGTGGACCGTTCAGATCAACATTAACGTCTGAATCGACCTTGACATTTTCATGGCCGTAGGCAGCCTTGAACTTGCCAGTTTTGTTGCTGCAAAATTAAGAAGAACACAGATTATTAATTTGGAATAGATAAGcaatatatgtttatacattATACACTAAATCAGCTATACATTGTACTCACCCAGATTGGGGAGCGAAAGTGGCTTCGAATGCCAATTTCAAGCCTTCCAGCAGCTTGTCTTGGACAGACACTTCAGAGTACAAAGTGTTGTCTGTGTTCCACTTCTCGGTAAAGCTCAAGCCATAATCCTTAACTTTGTATTTAGTCTCCAAAGAACCAAAGACTTTGCCAGACTCCTGGTTGGAATGGCCGGCTGTGTTGAATTCAATACCAGAGGGGGTCTTGGTCTTGC from Anastrepha ludens isolate Willacy chromosome 5, idAnaLude1.1, whole genome shotgun sequence includes these protein-coding regions:
- the LOC128863717 gene encoding voltage-dependent anion-selective channel-like translates to MAPPSYPDLGKQARDIFSKGYHFGLWKLDCKTKTPSGIEFNTAGHSNQESGKVFGSLETKYKVKDYGLSFTEKWNTDNTLYSEVSVQDKLLEGLKLAFEATFAPQSGNKTGKFKAAYGHENVKVDSDVNVDLNGPLINASAVLGYEGWLAGYKTAFDTQNNSLKTNNFALGYAAKDFVLHTAVNDGQEFTGSIFQKCTPKLDVAVQLSWTSGGNNTSFALGGKYLIDDDISVRAKVNNASQVGLGYQQRVRDGITVSLSALIDGKNFNAGGHKIGVALELEA